Proteins encoded within one genomic window of Amycolatopsis nigrescens CSC17Ta-90:
- a CDS encoding zinc-dependent alcohol dehydrogenase → MRTARLHGSADLRVGDEPAPEAGAGETLVRVTAVGICGSDLHWYENGAIGDAKLERPLVPGHEGAGEIVAGPRRGERVAIDPAIPCETCRACRDGQRNLCYRILFAGNGATDGMMREVMPWPSHRLEPLPDTVSDAGGAMLEPLGVALWTLDLAQVPFGGTVAVVGCGPVGLLLIQLLRAAGVSRLIAVEPLPHRREAAAKWGADEALDPAPDFSSCGVDVAFEMAGNDDAVRIAMESVRPGGRVVLCGIPSSGTTTFPASLARRKELTISMVRRMNEVYPRAIDLAARGVVELDSLVSSQVPLADAPAAFAAAQRRTGLKVVITP, encoded by the coding sequence ATGCGGACAGCGAGGCTGCACGGAAGCGCGGACCTGCGGGTCGGGGACGAGCCCGCGCCGGAAGCTGGCGCGGGTGAAACCCTGGTGCGGGTGACCGCGGTCGGGATCTGCGGATCGGACCTGCACTGGTACGAAAACGGCGCGATCGGCGACGCGAAGCTGGAGCGGCCGCTGGTGCCAGGGCACGAGGGCGCCGGCGAGATCGTGGCCGGGCCGCGACGCGGGGAACGGGTCGCGATCGACCCGGCGATCCCGTGCGAGACCTGCCGGGCGTGCCGGGACGGGCAGCGGAACCTGTGCTACCGCATCCTGTTCGCCGGGAACGGTGCGACGGACGGGATGATGCGCGAGGTCATGCCGTGGCCGTCGCACCGGCTGGAGCCGCTGCCGGACACGGTTTCCGACGCGGGCGGCGCGATGCTGGAACCCCTCGGCGTCGCGCTGTGGACCCTGGATCTGGCACAGGTGCCGTTCGGTGGCACGGTGGCGGTCGTCGGCTGCGGCCCGGTCGGCCTGCTGCTGATCCAGCTGCTGCGTGCCGCCGGGGTGTCCCGGCTGATCGCGGTCGAGCCGCTGCCGCACCGCCGCGAAGCAGCCGCCAAATGGGGCGCCGACGAGGCCCTCGATCCGGCTCCCGACTTTTCCTCGTGCGGCGTCGATGTCGCGTTCGAAATGGCCGGGAACGACGACGCGGTGCGAATCGCCATGGAATCCGTGCGACCGGGCGGGCGGGTGGTGCTCTGCGGCATCCCGAGCTCGGGCACGACGACGTTCCCCGCGTCGCTCGCGCGCCGCAAGGAGCTGACGATCTCGATGGTGCGCCGGATGAACGAGGTCTACCCGCGCGCCATCGACCTGGCCGCACGCGGCGTGGTGGAGCTCGACTCCCTGGTGTCGTCCCAGGTCCCGCTGGCCGACGCGCCTGCCGCCTTCGCCGCCGCCCAGCGCCGCACCGGCCTGAAAGTCGTCATCACGCCGTGA
- a CDS encoding tetratricopeptide repeat protein, translating into MSAVRDLWRRRRGRTRTGEGHADALRTATEQAVGLREAGEYGRARALEEDTLAQRRRSLGDDHPDTLQSALGLMLSLDGLGAREQARALGEDTLRRCRRVLGAADRLTLTVAINLVRTLASLGEQQRVRELAEDNFNRARDALGADAPATLVAAANFVMVLSESGEHRRACELGEDTLARRRRLLGPDHYRTLITANALALDLGTLGEHALARSLCEDTLARAERSLGADDPDTLVTAYNLASELAALGEHEQARARFEDTLARRRRVLGEDHPGTLDTAVNLARVLASLEQHQRARDTLEDALARYRRTKGDDHSDTLNAAANLADVTRKLGDYAAARDLDEDTLARRRRVLGEDHLHTLNTASGLVVSLIRLGDHERARHLGEDTLARQRRVLGDGHHRTLDSANNLAVVLRALGEEQQADQWVEWIKAQHR; encoded by the coding sequence ATGAGCGCCGTGCGAGATCTTTGGCGAAGGCGGCGCGGGCGGACGCGGACCGGAGAGGGTCACGCGGACGCCCTGCGGACCGCCACTGAGCAGGCGGTCGGGCTGCGTGAAGCGGGTGAGTACGGTCGGGCGCGTGCGCTGGAGGAGGACACGCTGGCGCAGCGGCGCCGGAGCCTTGGCGACGATCATCCCGACACGCTTCAGTCGGCCCTCGGGCTGATGCTGAGCCTGGACGGGCTCGGTGCGCGCGAACAGGCCCGCGCGCTCGGCGAGGACACCTTGCGCCGCTGCCGCCGGGTGCTGGGCGCGGCCGATCGCCTGACGCTCACCGTGGCGATCAACCTGGTCCGCACGTTGGCGAGCCTCGGCGAGCAGCAGCGGGTCCGCGAACTGGCCGAAGACAACTTCAACCGTGCCCGCGACGCTCTCGGTGCGGACGCCCCGGCCACCTTGGTCGCGGCCGCCAACTTCGTCATGGTGCTGAGCGAGTCGGGGGAGCACCGGCGGGCGTGCGAACTCGGCGAGGACACCCTGGCCCGTCGTCGCCGGCTGCTGGGCCCCGATCACTACCGCACCCTCATCACGGCCAACGCGCTCGCCCTCGACCTTGGCACGCTCGGCGAGCACGCCCTCGCGCGGAGCCTGTGCGAGGACACCCTGGCCCGCGCGGAGCGGAGCCTCGGTGCGGACGACCCCGACACGCTGGTCACGGCGTACAACCTCGCCAGCGAACTGGCCGCGCTCGGTGAGCACGAGCAGGCCCGCGCACGGTTCGAGGACACGCTGGCCCGTCGCCGCCGGGTCCTCGGCGAGGACCACCCCGGCACCCTGGACACGGCCGTCAACCTCGCCCGCGTCCTCGCGTCCCTGGAGCAGCACCAGCGGGCCAGGGACACCTTGGAGGACGCGCTGGCCCGCTACCGCCGGACCAAGGGCGACGACCACTCCGACACCCTGAACGCGGCCGCCAACCTCGCCGACGTGACGCGCAAACTGGGGGACTACGCGGCGGCGCGGGACCTGGACGAGGACACCCTGGCCCGTCGCCGCCGGGTCCTCGGCGAGGATCATCTCCACACCCTGAACACCGCCTCCGGCCTCGTGGTCAGCCTGATCCGGCTGGGTGACCACGAACGCGCCCGGCACCTCGGCGAAGACACCCTCGCCCGTCAGCGCCGGGTCCTTGGCGATGGCCACCATCGGACCCTGGACAGCGCCAACAACCTCGCGGTCGTCCTGCGAGCGCTCGGCGAGGAGCAGCAAGCCGACCAGTGGGTCGAGTGGATCAAGGCGCAGCACCGATGA
- the rph gene encoding rifamycin-inactivating phosphotransferase encodes MMGFEQIDRTNVADVGGKGVHLGELSRIEGVQVPDGFCVTTEAYRQIVAAVPSIDDRLDLLARVEPDDHAAIRKLSAEVRAVVEGVAMPDDLVAAISESLARLGERAAYAVRSSATAEDLPTASFAGQQDSYLNVVGTAAVLEHIRRCWASLFTERAVTYRLRNGFDHRSVRMAVVVQRMVFPEVAGILFTADPVTSDRKTATVEAGWGLGEALVSGLVNPDVHTVRDDQVVTTTVGAKQRAIRALPGGGTEDTPIEPEQQARQALTDAKIVRLVRLGRRIEAHFGRPQDIEWCLAGDDFHIVQSRPITTLFPVPVTDDQDNHVYVSVGHQQMMTDAMKPLGLSLWQLTTPRPMHEAGGRLFVDVAPVIATPAGRAGLLGTLGKSDPLIRDALQTILDRGDFIRPLPDRAEGTGLPGSTPTTIETDPAVVTDLIAHSRASVAILRREIQALSGPALLDFVMADIAELKRILFDPRSHEAIMASMETTWWLNDHLEEWLGEKNAADVLTQSVPHNVTSEMGLALLDVADTIRPHADVVAFLQQVVDDGREDDGFLDELAGLTGGRGARDAIRGYLDEYGMRCAGEIDITRTRWSERPATLVPTLLGNIKNFEPGAGKRRFEQGLQESQRKEQELLTRLRALPDGERKAEETKRMIDRVRTFAGYREYPKYGMVSRYFVYKQALLAEAERLVRSGTLRAKEDIFYLRLQEFHEVVRTNDVDDELIRERREAFRSYEALRPPRVLTSEGEAVIGEYRRDDLPPGALAGLPVSAGTVEGRARVVVDMAQAELEAGDILITAYTDPSWTPLFVAIAGLVTEVGGLMTHGAVVAREYGLPAVVGVERATRLIRDGQRIRVHGTDGYIEILG; translated from the coding sequence GTGATGGGTTTCGAGCAGATCGACCGGACGAACGTCGCGGACGTCGGCGGGAAGGGGGTGCACCTGGGTGAGCTCTCGCGGATCGAGGGCGTCCAGGTGCCGGACGGCTTCTGCGTGACGACGGAGGCCTACCGGCAGATCGTGGCCGCGGTGCCGTCGATCGACGACCGGCTCGACCTGCTGGCGCGCGTGGAGCCGGACGACCACGCGGCGATCCGCAAGCTGAGCGCGGAGGTCCGCGCCGTCGTCGAAGGCGTCGCGATGCCCGACGATCTGGTGGCGGCGATCAGCGAATCGCTCGCCCGGCTCGGCGAGCGGGCCGCCTACGCGGTGCGGTCCAGTGCGACGGCCGAGGACCTGCCGACCGCGTCCTTCGCCGGCCAGCAGGACTCGTACCTGAACGTCGTGGGCACGGCGGCGGTACTGGAGCACATCCGCCGGTGCTGGGCCTCGCTGTTCACCGAGCGGGCGGTGACCTACCGGCTGCGCAACGGCTTTGACCACCGGAGCGTGCGGATGGCCGTGGTCGTGCAGCGGATGGTGTTCCCCGAGGTGGCCGGCATCCTGTTTACCGCGGACCCGGTGACGTCGGACCGGAAGACCGCCACCGTGGAGGCCGGGTGGGGGCTCGGCGAGGCACTGGTCTCCGGTCTGGTGAACCCGGACGTCCACACGGTGCGCGATGACCAGGTCGTCACCACGACGGTCGGCGCCAAGCAGCGCGCGATCCGCGCGCTGCCGGGAGGCGGTACCGAGGACACGCCGATCGAACCGGAGCAGCAGGCGCGGCAGGCGCTGACGGATGCCAAGATCGTGCGCCTGGTGCGGCTGGGACGGCGGATCGAAGCGCACTTCGGCCGGCCGCAGGACATCGAATGGTGCCTGGCCGGCGACGACTTCCACATCGTGCAGAGCCGGCCGATCACCACCCTGTTCCCCGTCCCGGTGACCGACGACCAGGACAACCACGTCTACGTCTCGGTCGGTCACCAGCAGATGATGACCGACGCGATGAAGCCGCTGGGCCTGTCCCTGTGGCAGCTGACGACCCCGCGGCCGATGCACGAGGCGGGCGGGCGGTTGTTCGTCGATGTCGCCCCCGTCATCGCGACGCCCGCGGGCCGCGCGGGCCTGCTGGGGACCCTGGGGAAGTCCGACCCGCTGATCCGCGACGCCCTGCAGACCATCCTGGACCGCGGCGATTTCATCCGCCCGCTTCCGGACAGGGCCGAGGGCACCGGACTTCCCGGTAGCACGCCCACCACCATCGAGACCGATCCGGCCGTCGTCACCGACCTGATCGCGCACAGCCGGGCGTCCGTGGCCATCCTGCGGCGCGAGATCCAGGCCCTGTCCGGGCCGGCGCTGCTCGACTTCGTCATGGCCGACATCGCGGAGCTGAAGCGGATCCTGTTCGACCCGCGGAGCCACGAGGCGATCATGGCGTCGATGGAGACGACCTGGTGGCTCAACGACCACCTCGAGGAGTGGCTTGGCGAGAAGAACGCGGCCGACGTACTCACCCAGTCCGTGCCGCACAACGTCACGTCGGAGATGGGGCTGGCGCTGCTCGACGTCGCGGACACGATCCGCCCGCACGCGGACGTCGTGGCGTTCCTGCAGCAGGTGGTGGACGACGGTCGCGAGGACGACGGCTTTCTGGACGAACTGGCCGGGCTGACCGGCGGCCGAGGGGCCCGTGACGCCATCCGGGGCTACCTCGACGAGTACGGCATGCGCTGCGCGGGCGAGATCGACATCACCAGAACGCGCTGGAGCGAGCGTCCCGCCACCCTCGTGCCCACCCTTCTCGGCAACATCAAGAACTTCGAGCCGGGCGCCGGCAAGCGACGCTTCGAACAGGGGCTCCAGGAGTCGCAACGGAAAGAACAGGAGCTGCTGACGCGGTTGCGCGCACTGCCCGACGGAGAGCGCAAGGCCGAGGAGACCAAGCGGATGATCGACCGCGTCCGCACCTTCGCCGGGTACCGCGAGTACCCCAAGTACGGCATGGTCAGCCGCTACTTCGTCTACAAGCAGGCGTTGCTGGCCGAAGCCGAACGCCTGGTCCGGTCCGGCACCCTGCGCGCGAAGGAGGACATCTTCTACCTCCGGCTCCAGGAGTTCCACGAAGTCGTGCGCACCAACGACGTGGACGACGAACTCATCCGGGAGAGGCGGGAAGCGTTCCGGTCGTACGAGGCGCTCAGGCCGCCCCGGGTCCTCACCTCGGAGGGTGAGGCCGTCATCGGCGAGTACCGGCGCGACGACCTGCCACCCGGCGCGCTGGCCGGCCTGCCGGTCTCGGCCGGCACCGTCGAGGGCAGGGCCCGGGTCGTCGTGGACATGGCGCAGGCCGAGCTCGAGGCGGGCGACATCCTGATCACCGCCTACACCGACCCGAGCTGGACCCCTCTGTTCGTTGCGATCGCCGGCCTGGTGACCGAGGTCGGCGGCCTGATGACGCACGGCGCGGTGGTCGCCAGGGAGTACGGCCTGCCGGCCGTGGTCGGCGTGGAGCGGGCCACCCGGCTGATCCGGGACGGGCAGCGGATCCGCGTGCACGGAACCGACGGGTACATCGAGATTCTCGGCTGA
- a CDS encoding response regulator: protein MDSERGPVRVLIVDDDQLVRMALRLIIDGEPDLTVVAEAADGDAAITVVDEQRPDVVLMDVRMPGRDGLSTTRELLTRPAPPRVLMLTTFDSDDLVLGALRAGALGFVLKDTPPPRIVDAVRTVADGNPVLSPVATARVIAAATGPQSSDARSSSREAARKRLSALTERELDTARAIADGLGNPEIAERLHISVATVKAHTGNLFAKLAVENRVQIALVVRDAEE, encoded by the coding sequence GTGGACAGCGAGCGGGGACCGGTGCGCGTGCTCATCGTCGACGACGACCAGCTGGTGCGGATGGCGCTGCGGCTCATCATCGACGGCGAACCGGACCTGACCGTGGTCGCGGAGGCAGCCGACGGGGACGCCGCGATCACCGTGGTGGACGAGCAGCGTCCGGACGTCGTCCTGATGGACGTGCGGATGCCCGGCCGTGACGGTCTCAGCACGACCCGTGAGCTCCTCACCCGGCCGGCGCCGCCGCGGGTGCTCATGCTGACCACCTTCGACTCCGACGATCTGGTGCTCGGCGCGCTGCGCGCCGGAGCGCTCGGGTTTGTCCTCAAGGACACCCCGCCGCCGCGGATCGTGGACGCGGTGCGGACGGTCGCGGACGGGAACCCAGTGCTGTCGCCGGTGGCCACGGCACGGGTGATCGCCGCGGCCACCGGGCCGCAGTCCTCGGACGCTCGCAGCTCGTCCCGCGAAGCCGCGCGGAAACGGCTGTCCGCACTGACCGAACGAGAACTCGATACCGCACGGGCCATCGCCGACGGGCTGGGCAACCCGGAGATCGCCGAGCGGCTGCACATCAGCGTCGCGACCGTCAAGGCGCACACCGGCAACCTGTTCGCCAAGCTGGCGGTCGAGAACCGGGTGCAGATCGCACTCGTGGTCCGCGACGCGGAGGAATGA
- a CDS encoding sensor histidine kinase, with the protein MIADVAPRLGWWQQTWRLVAAAALGIPVWLSTGVLLRGQAMETSSWFVTGDPLVAFGCLTALLWRRRFPFAVALTVAIASTASILATGAALLALCSISTRRRPVEIGIVGLAYVTASQFTAGFYPIQSPPGSLWLQLALPALSAGIAVAIGMAVGARRVEVRSLRDRAESAEREQTARAAQARAMERNRIAREMHDVLAHRISLVAMQAGVLDHRGDLTAEQNRVLIRGIADGSHQALEELRGVLGVLRADPGRPEPPQPTLDRVPELVAEARTSGLDVTLTTTVTGTPSDVVGRTCYRIVQEGLTNAAKHAPGAPVHIVVNGSAGDDLHVTVQNSPATATAAQPPTSGFGLLGLAERVTLAGGKLDHHPTPDNGYLLTAQLPWPNHDDRRA; encoded by the coding sequence GTGATCGCAGACGTCGCACCACGGCTCGGGTGGTGGCAGCAGACCTGGCGGCTGGTCGCGGCCGCGGCACTGGGCATACCGGTCTGGCTCTCCACCGGGGTGCTGCTGCGCGGCCAGGCGATGGAAACCTCCTCGTGGTTCGTCACCGGCGATCCGCTGGTGGCTTTCGGCTGCCTGACGGCACTTCTGTGGCGGCGGCGGTTTCCGTTCGCCGTCGCCTTGACGGTCGCGATCGCCTCGACCGCGTCGATACTCGCCACCGGCGCCGCGCTGCTGGCGCTGTGCTCGATCTCCACTCGACGCCGTCCGGTGGAGATCGGGATCGTCGGGCTGGCCTACGTGACCGCGTCGCAGTTCACCGCCGGGTTCTACCCGATCCAGAGCCCGCCCGGCTCGCTGTGGCTCCAGCTCGCATTGCCGGCACTGAGCGCGGGCATCGCGGTGGCCATCGGGATGGCCGTCGGCGCACGGCGCGTCGAAGTGCGGTCCTTGCGAGACCGGGCGGAAAGCGCGGAACGGGAGCAGACCGCACGAGCGGCGCAGGCGCGGGCCATGGAACGCAACCGGATCGCCCGCGAGATGCACGACGTGCTCGCGCACCGGATCTCCCTGGTCGCCATGCAGGCCGGCGTGCTGGACCACCGCGGCGACCTCACCGCTGAGCAGAACCGCGTGCTGATCCGCGGCATCGCCGACGGCTCCCACCAAGCGCTGGAAGAACTGCGAGGCGTCCTCGGTGTGCTCCGGGCCGACCCTGGCCGCCCGGAACCACCCCAGCCCACCCTCGACCGAGTCCCCGAACTGGTCGCCGAGGCCCGCACCTCCGGACTGGACGTCACGCTCACCACCACCGTGACCGGCACACCGTCCGACGTCGTCGGGCGAACCTGCTACCGGATCGTCCAAGAAGGACTGACCAACGCGGCCAAACACGCCCCGGGCGCACCCGTGCACATCGTCGTCAACGGATCAGCCGGCGACGACCTGCACGTCACCGTGCAGAACTCCCCGGCCACCGCGACAGCCGCTCAACCGCCGACGTCAGGATTCGGCCTGCTCGGCCTCGCCGAACGAGTCACCCTCGCCGGCGGAAAACTCGACCACCACCCGACACCCGACAACGGATATCTCCTCACCGCGCAACTACCCTGGCCGAACCACGACGACAGGAGAGCATGA
- a CDS encoding alpha/beta hydrolase — MRRTLSLALALAFAAAATAIPGVSTAADPMQPDTVRWGPCSEKPTSSRLECATLEVPLDYRDPDGRQIEIAISRLASEKPAQRRGVLLTNPGGPGITGLGYPVALAGSGLPRQVLDSYDLIGFDPRGVGRSAPVTCELTPEQQARGNLAPYAHTAADVAREAGNARTIAEQCATSPTASMLPHTTTANTARDLDRIRAALGEPKLSYLGASYGSYLGAVYTTMFPERSDRIVLDSNLGPGGYDVTAMRMLARGMEDRFPDFAAFAAAHPEYGLGTTPEQVTAKFFDLAERLEAKPVQGYDGTLFRGITFDRLYSDANMPLLAEMWQALDTDRPPPPNPPMVNFENFMAARFNVICGDSRWPGTVREYQRNVAVDRPKYPMLGGSAASIGPCAFWPDERVEPPVQIGDRGPSNVLMVQNERDPGTPLAGAEELRRAFGERARMVTADHGGHGVYPFGPNTCANDAVTAFLTAGQRPSQDLACAAEPGE, encoded by the coding sequence ATGCGCCGAACCTTGTCCCTCGCCCTCGCCCTCGCCTTCGCCGCGGCGGCGACCGCGATTCCCGGAGTGTCGACGGCGGCGGATCCTATGCAGCCGGACACCGTGCGGTGGGGCCCGTGCTCGGAGAAACCCACCTCGTCCCGTCTCGAGTGCGCGACGCTCGAAGTCCCGCTCGACTACCGGGATCCGGACGGCCGGCAGATCGAGATCGCGATCTCCCGGCTGGCGAGCGAGAAACCCGCGCAGCGGCGCGGCGTGCTGCTGACCAATCCAGGCGGCCCCGGTATCACGGGACTCGGCTACCCGGTCGCTCTCGCCGGTTCAGGACTGCCGCGGCAGGTGCTGGACTCCTACGACCTGATCGGCTTCGACCCGCGTGGCGTCGGCCGCAGCGCACCGGTGACCTGCGAGCTGACGCCGGAGCAGCAGGCACGCGGCAATCTCGCGCCGTATGCGCACACCGCGGCCGATGTCGCGCGTGAGGCGGGGAACGCGCGGACCATCGCCGAGCAGTGCGCCACTTCGCCGACGGCGTCGATGCTGCCGCACACCACCACCGCGAACACCGCGCGCGACCTGGACCGGATCCGGGCGGCGCTGGGCGAGCCGAAGCTCTCGTACCTCGGTGCCTCCTACGGCAGCTACCTCGGTGCGGTGTACACGACGATGTTCCCGGAGCGCAGCGACCGGATCGTGCTCGACAGCAACCTGGGCCCCGGCGGTTACGACGTCACGGCCATGCGGATGCTGGCCCGTGGCATGGAGGACCGGTTTCCCGACTTCGCGGCGTTCGCGGCCGCGCATCCCGAATACGGTCTGGGCACCACCCCGGAGCAGGTGACCGCGAAGTTCTTCGATCTCGCGGAGCGGTTGGAGGCGAAACCGGTCCAGGGCTACGACGGGACGTTGTTCCGCGGGATCACGTTCGACCGCCTCTACAGCGATGCGAACATGCCTCTGCTGGCCGAGATGTGGCAGGCGCTCGACACGGACCGGCCGCCGCCGCCCAACCCGCCGATGGTGAACTTCGAAAACTTCATGGCCGCCCGCTTCAACGTGATCTGCGGTGATTCGCGCTGGCCGGGGACGGTCCGGGAGTACCAGCGGAACGTCGCGGTCGACCGGCCGAAGTACCCGATGCTGGGCGGATCCGCGGCCAGCATCGGACCGTGCGCGTTCTGGCCGGACGAGCGGGTCGAGCCGCCGGTGCAGATCGGGGACCGGGGCCCGTCGAACGTGCTCATGGTGCAGAACGAACGCGACCCGGGGACGCCGCTGGCCGGCGCCGAGGAGCTGCGGCGGGCGTTCGGGGAGCGGGCCAGGATGGTGACGGCCGACCATGGCGGGCACGGTGTCTATCCGTTCGGCCCCAACACCTGCGCGAACGACGCGGTGACGGCATTCCTGACCGCCGGGCAGCGTCCATCGCAGGATCTCGCCTGCGCGGCGGAGCCGGGCGAGTAG
- a CDS encoding alpha/beta hydrolase yields MRKSVVAVLAAVMVAILVPLVGSAETTPSASPDRLSWGECPGTPLPGLECGTLQVPLDYRDPAGEKIDLAISRLASPNPEKRRGVLLTNSGGPGSPGLSYPLVLKYYGVPQSVLDTYDVIGFDPRGVGYSAPVTCDLEGPATATANVPDYALDSADVAKRAEYAAEVAGKCGSSATAPLLPQLNTANTARDMDRIRAALGEPKISYLGISYGTYLGSVYTTLFPHRSDQFVLDSAMSPEGSAPSASRGFGEGVEDRFPDFAKFLTEHPEYGFGTSVEQIRAKYFEIAARLDARPRPDGFDGKQFRKVTFEKLYLDLWLPELAEIWRAVETGQPLPPTPPVEVPPGQPADNPVASQLAVFCNDTNWPESVATYQRNVEIDRLRHPMFGAAAANIWPCAFWPTEPAEPPVKINSSGPSNVLIVQNLRDPSTPLSGARELRAAFGDRARMITADQGGHLAYLYLKNRCLNDATTNFLVTGQRPRTDVACAAEPG; encoded by the coding sequence ATGCGAAAATCTGTCGTTGCCGTTCTCGCTGCCGTCATGGTGGCGATTCTCGTTCCGCTGGTGGGCTCGGCGGAAACCACGCCGAGCGCGTCGCCGGACCGGCTGAGCTGGGGCGAGTGCCCGGGCACCCCGCTGCCGGGGCTGGAGTGCGGCACGCTCCAGGTGCCGCTGGACTACCGCGACCCCGCCGGCGAGAAGATCGATCTCGCGATCTCGCGGCTGGCCAGCCCCAACCCGGAGAAGCGCCGCGGCGTGCTGCTGACGAACTCCGGCGGGCCGGGCAGCCCGGGGCTGAGCTACCCGTTGGTGCTGAAGTACTACGGCGTGCCGCAGAGCGTGCTGGACACCTACGACGTGATCGGCTTCGACCCGCGCGGGGTCGGCTACAGCGCCCCGGTGACCTGCGACCTGGAGGGTCCGGCAACGGCGACCGCGAACGTCCCGGACTACGCGCTGGACTCGGCCGACGTCGCCAAGCGGGCCGAGTACGCGGCCGAGGTCGCCGGGAAGTGCGGATCCTCGGCGACGGCGCCGTTGCTGCCCCAGCTGAACACGGCGAACACCGCGCGCGACATGGACCGAATCCGCGCGGCGCTGGGCGAGCCGAAGATCTCCTACCTCGGCATCTCCTACGGCACCTACCTCGGCTCGGTCTACACCACGCTGTTCCCGCACCGCAGCGACCAGTTCGTGCTCGACAGCGCGATGAGCCCGGAAGGCAGCGCCCCTTCGGCCTCCCGCGGGTTCGGGGAGGGGGTCGAGGACAGGTTCCCGGACTTCGCGAAGTTCCTCACCGAGCATCCCGAGTACGGCTTCGGCACCTCGGTCGAGCAGATCAGGGCGAAGTACTTCGAGATCGCCGCCCGACTGGACGCGCGGCCGAGGCCGGACGGTTTCGACGGCAAGCAGTTCCGCAAGGTCACCTTCGAGAAGCTCTACCTGGACCTGTGGCTGCCCGAACTGGCCGAGATCTGGCGTGCCGTCGAGACCGGGCAGCCCCTCCCGCCGACCCCGCCGGTCGAGGTGCCGCCAGGGCAGCCGGCCGACAACCCCGTCGCCAGCCAGCTGGCGGTGTTCTGCAACGACACCAACTGGCCGGAGTCGGTTGCCACCTACCAGCGCAACGTCGAGATCGACCGGTTGCGCCACCCGATGTTCGGTGCCGCCGCGGCCAACATCTGGCCCTGTGCGTTCTGGCCGACGGAGCCGGCCGAACCCCCGGTGAAGATCAACAGCAGCGGGCCGTCGAACGTGCTGATCGTGCAGAACCTGCGCGACCCGTCCACGCCGCTGTCCGGTGCCCGCGAACTGCGCGCGGCCTTCGGTGACCGGGCGCGGATGATCACCGCGGACCAGGGCGGGCACCTTGCCTACCTCTATCTGAAGAACCGGTGCCTCAACGACGCCACGACGAACTTCCTGGTCACCGGGCAGCGCCCGCGTACCGACGTGGCCTGCGCGGCCGAACCGGGCTGA
- a CDS encoding dihydrofolate reductase family protein, with protein MTATYTFDVFTTLDGFGAHVGDWGGYWGKQGPELLAHRLALYGEEQRMVFGASTYRAHAQMLASSAEWADVRDPWVTRMRELPATVVSSTLHGPLDWPDATVVRGDAVDIIARLKEESEVPLRSHGSLSLNRALMAAGLVDRVQVTLFPVITGRTGADPIFRGGADFDLELIESRTLDGHTQELTYRPSPHPAG; from the coding sequence ATGACCGCTACCTACACCTTCGACGTCTTCACCACCCTCGACGGCTTCGGTGCCCACGTCGGTGACTGGGGTGGCTACTGGGGCAAGCAGGGCCCCGAGCTGCTCGCGCACCGCCTCGCCTTGTACGGCGAGGAGCAGCGGATGGTCTTCGGGGCCAGCACGTATCGGGCGCACGCGCAGATGCTGGCTTCGAGCGCCGAGTGGGCCGACGTCCGTGACCCGTGGGTCACCCGGATGAGGGAGCTGCCGGCGACGGTGGTGTCGAGCACGCTGCACGGGCCGCTCGACTGGCCGGACGCCACCGTCGTGCGCGGCGACGCCGTCGACATCATCGCCCGGCTCAAGGAGGAGTCCGAGGTGCCGTTGCGCTCGCACGGCAGCCTGTCGCTGAACCGGGCGCTGATGGCCGCCGGTCTGGTCGACCGCGTCCAGGTGACGCTCTTCCCGGTGATCACCGGCCGGACCGGGGCGGACCCGATCTTCCGGGGTGGAGCCGACTTCGACCTCGAGCTGATCGAGAGCCGGACGCTCGACGGCCACACCCAAGAGCTGACCTACCGGCCAAGCCCGCACCCGGCAGGCTGA